TACCGTCAATTGACCGTGGACTGAGGTCGTCGCTCGGTCACCTTCCGTGTAGAAGAGGTCAGGCATCTGCGTACTGGCCCACGCGCACTCCTCCTACGCAGATTAGGTGAAGAAGGCTTGACGCCCTGTGCCCAGTCTGCGCGTATGTATGGATCAGTTCCGTCGGCCGACATGCTCCAGCGCCTGCCCGGATGCCGGCCGGGTCCCGGAGGCACACCACCACATTCCTGATGCAGGACCGACCCCAGCGGCGCAGGTCGTCAGGGGTGCCAGACACGGGAGCAATCTGCTCCCCCGTCCCCGTGGGGGATCATGTATATATAGGGGGAGTCACCACCAGGCACGTGCTCCTTCACAGTCCAGATGACTCTGTGGAACCCCCTGTGGCCACCTTATGATGATTTATACATAAAGATGGAAGCAAAACAAAATTAGGGAACCATCAGTCGTATATACAGCGCACGTCGAGATGACAAGATCCACACACGAAGGTGGAGGAAAGTAAGTGAATTCCCGGTTACCGTGAAGTACAGTTGTGCCATCTTTGTTCAGACGGATGGATATTCCATCCAGTACAAAACTGCAGTTGGCGATTGTATTGGCCACTCGTCCAACCATAGTTCCAAATTAAGGCTGAAGAGCCGTCCTGAATATGTATAGTTCGTGATTACAGTTCAAAACAAGAAATCCGGTTCGTCAAAAGAAAAAACATTAAACTCGCTTTCTTTGCCATTGCGGCGGTGACACCATGCTTGAATGCCAGCAGGGCGTCTCTCTCGTGCGGTACGCAGCTGGGGCTCGCTCTGTTGCCACCGGTGGCTAGctggggctgctgctgctgtgcatgcGTCGCGAGGAACGAGAAGCTGCAGAGCAGCACGAGCCGGGAAGCAGCAAGGCGATGCATGGTGGCAGCGATCGGATCGCATGGTATATAGCTACAATGGCTGGATCAGCTGTAGCGTGTTAGACTGTTTATAATAGATGCAGGATGGACCGTGCCAGGTCGTCGTCATGTTGGAGTGCGGTGGTCAAAGATTATATTGCCTGTCACCTCATCACAAAAGCTTCCATTTGGTGTGTAGAAAAGGTGTCGGAGCAAGTGGAACAGTGGAAGGTTATGTTAATTTTGACGTAAAGTTCATCAAACCGGCCCTCCTCATGCTAGATCAGATCATGATCTCTGGTCACCCGACTCGACAAGGACCTGTCTATGCGGCACTCCCGCGTTTGCCCGCGCCCCAGCAACCGATTTTTTTGGCACTGTTTttcttcctcctccgccgcccCGCCGTGGTGCGGTATAGTCTCACGGAGCTCCGCGGCTACGGCCTccacctcccccccccccccccccccccctctcccgCCCCTactttcttctccaactccggcgaacAGCCACAACTCCCTGGCCCCGACCTGGCCCGGCCGCCTCCACAGCCGCCAGGGCCCTGAACCGCTGGCCGCTGTCCCCACCACCTGGCTTGCCTACCTCCCTCCAAACCCCTCTCTTGTAAGCCCACCAGAGTTGGGAAAGAAGGGGTGGGACAGGTGTCGGTCgccggagttggggaagaagggGGTGGGGGTAGAGCTGGGACTTGGGCCGTGCCATTTGAGGGCGGGTTACGGCACAGTCTTTTGGCACGATCTGAAACACGGCACGCACAAAATATTTTGGGCCATGCCGGCACAACATGAACACAAGGGCTGTGCCGTGTTCAGGATCTCAGCACGGCGGGCTACATGGCCCGGTCCGCATTTCAGTCGTCGTCACGTTGGAGTGCGGTGGTCACTGATCGGTCGTGTGAGTGTGGTGGTCAAAAGATTATATTGCCTATCACCTCATCACAAAAGCTTCCATTTGGTGCGTAGAAAAGGTGATGGAGCATGTGAAACAGTGGAAGGTTATGTTAATTTTGACATAAAGTTCATCAAACCGGCACTCCTCAGGCTAGACCAGATCATGATCTCTGGTCACATGACGACCTGTCTATGTGGCACTCGCGCGTTTACCAGCTCCACAACACCCGATTTTTGTTGGCACTGTTTTGTCCTCCTCCGCCACCCCCCTGCCGCCGCCTACTGCTTCCGCCGCGGCGCGGTAGGGTCTCGCCAGAGCTCGGCGGCCGCGGCCTCTTTCCCTCCCCCCTCTCTCGCCCTtgctttcttctccaactccggctAACAGCCGCAACTCCCTCGCCCCGACCTGGCCACCAAGGCCCCGAACCACCCGGCCGCCTTCCCCACCGACCGGCCTGCCTACCATCCCTCAAACCCCTCTcttgtaagagcatctccaagagtacccaaaaCAGTCTCCCAATCCAGGAATTTTGGTAAGATCTAAAAAAAAACTCATCTCCAACAACTCTCAAACCCACCTCCCAATTTTTCGGCACCTGGAAAAATCCACCCCCATGTGCGTAAAGTTACGCGAGCATATCATCTGGAGGTGGAAGGACGTGGGGAAGAAAAAAAGTAGGACAGCCTGatacaaatgtacaagagagaaataaAGTATAAAGGTGGTTAGTgtaatttagaaatagttcatgattcctgatgtaaaattaccTTCTGTCTTTTAGGCGTGAGATTTTGGAAACTGTTGGACTTGTAGCTTTTTTATGTCTCCCAATACATTTTGCAAAGGTTGGAAAACCTATTTTTGGGAGTATTTTTTTAGatactgttggagatgctctaagcccACCGAAGTTGGGGAAGAAAGGGTGGGGCGGGTGTTGGTCGCCGGAGTTGGGGAAGACGGGGATGGGGCTAGAGCTGGGACATAGGTCATGCCATTTGAGGGCGGGTCATGGTACGGTATTTTGGCACGAACCGAAGCACGGCACGCACGAAATATTTTGGGCCATGCTGGCACGACACGAACACGAGGGTCGTGCCGTGCCCAAGATCTCGGCATTGCGGGCTGCATGGCCCGGTCCGCATTTTGGGCCGTGCTTGGACTGGCACGGCACGAAAATGGCATGTAGACATTTCTACAACTCTACATGCAATTTTCTAGCATTTAATATACTATCTCTCATCTAGATTATGAAAATCATTAGGACTTCTATTAAAATAGTACACAcaagatatatatacatatttcATATCACGAGTGAAAAAAGAAAACTAGCAGAGAATTTTTTGAGGGCCGTGCTTAGGCCGGCACGACACGAAAGCGTGCCGGCATGGCACGGGCCGTGCTTTGACCGGAGAAAAGATTCACCGTGCCATACCAGCACGGCCCGACGTGCCTCCCATGCCTAGAGGGCACGACCCAAAGTGGCACGAAGCATGAGAGGGCCGGGCCAGGCCGCTGGCCCGGCCCAAGTCCCACCTCTCAGTGGGGCGAGCGTTAGGCGCGGGCGTCGGTCGCCAGAGTTGGGGAAAGAGAAGGGGGTGGGGGAGGTGTCGGGCACGAGGCGCACACTCCAACAgcgagaaaaaaaaattatgtgtCAAAGTTTGGTAAAACATTCGGTTGCCATATAGCTTTTCTCCTCGACAAACTCAATCCGACCTGCCAAAAGGATATGGATATTATGTGTGTCCGTAAGTTGTCCTAATTCTGCAATGAACATAAATTAGTCACCTCTTTCTCACCTCAGCAATTAACAGTTGACGACAAGCATGAAAACAATGGTCATGGACGAGATGTGAGCCTTTCTTGATGTGGATGACGAACATGAAAACATGGCACCACAACAGAGTAAGCAAATAGAGGCAGAATCCGACCCCAAAACAGGGCAAGCTGTGCTCAACATAAGCACAAGCtcgaattattattattattatttaattTGGCCATGTCATCATAAGGTAATGATATTACAACTCTTACGCCAAAGGGTGTGGATATTACATTTCAtccgcacttctgcatgatctcgctcccgagcagtgaaatcagcatcagactCCTTTTCTTCCCTCACTGGGcccactggctcagtaggacacggggagctaagcgctaggtcattttcagacagcgcaagtgctagttcatacttctctcgccataccctatagttgcccccttcaagaggtggtatgtgcgagatgaatgacattgggttgagtcctgaaaaacaccgtcagagatagtgagaaaattaTGACATTATAATTACATACTTTAATTtaacattggtcaaaattaaaacatacaacattcttatacactaattatacatcaccattgggcagaaatagaattaatgcatggaaaacttatgaataaacattataatattgttattatcaacgttggtcagaaaaataacaatattataatttattgaCTAAAAAtgactactcttcaaattaaattctcccgttggttcgaatttaattagaagatgatAAACTTTaatattgcagcggaaacatggaaaaattcattatctatttttcagaagcatttaaTTTTTCTCAACTATTCTCTGAAAAATTACCCCGTTAGTTTAAATTTTGACAAAGATTTTAAACTAGACAAATATCATCAAAAATTGCTTCTGGAAAAAGAATAAAACTTAAACTCGTAGAACACTGTTCATTTGGCCCAAGCATCAAAACGGCCCAGCTTGCTCTGCTTTTGCGCGCGCTGTGCcttcccaggccgcaacctgggcctgggccggcaatgccgcccgccgcgcgcgcccgcctgggccgaatGCTGGCCCGTTCGCTCTCGACCGTTCATCGCGGAACGACGGTCGAGCGCGCTCCTCGGCGGATCAAAATCGGTGCGCGGCGTCCGTCCCCAAACCCTAGGCTCATTCGACTCCCTCCCTTGCCTCTCTCAGCGCAGCAGCGGTCGAGTGAAGGAACAAGAGTGAAGAGAGGTGATGGCGCccgcgccggcgcgcgtgctccccagcgggtgagcgcgccgccgtcgagcggtctgggCGACGGTGCCCTGATCCCCACACGCGCTGCGGTGAGAAGCTCCCGAAACCCTAGATCTGACCGACGCCGCCGCAGGTCCCCTCGCCGGAGCGcgcgctccccagtgggtgagcgcgccgccgtcgagcggtcctGTGATGGTGCCCTCGGCCGGGCTTGCGCACAAGGCGGTGAGCGCGGCTCGGCTTCTCCCCGCGCCCCGACGAGGCGGCGGTGGAGCTCCTTCCCGCGCGACGGCAGGAGACAACCCACGTGACGGCGGTGGTAACGTGCGGCGGAAGAGTCCAGGTAGGTCCTCCAACCATGGAACGGTTgggcgccaccgatcagggcacGAATCCAaggttgggccaattggtggagatcaccTAACACATACTTGATTCATTGGATCATAGCCTTGGTCAGATTTGGTTATGCAAATTAAGATATGACATAGCTAGATGGTGTTGGATATGGATAGGATAGTAGACAAAGAAACATTGTTGGGAAAAAAACTGAAGTATGAAGTGACTGTATAACCTTAATTGTTGGCTCAGAAAATCATAACCATGGTTAACTAAGATCCTTTCAGTAATAACCATTTTCAAATAGATATGTACTGTGAACAGTTCTGTCGCAATGTTTGCTTAATTTTCAAAATTGGTGCTATGACTACAAATTAATTGAAAGAAAATTCCAAGCACATGGTGCGACGATCCTAACTGTTACAGTTAGTATGGAATTTCAAACAtatagctacatatatatatatatagaatggTGTATTGGTCATTTTCAGGTTCAGAGTCTGATTTTTTTTTCTGCATATCATTAGGTAGCATGGTTGGATAAACCCATTTTGCCTGTGTACAACAGAAAGCCGTGTCCTTGTAGTGTATAGTAGAATGTTTTGTGCCTGTGCCGTAAACATTTCTTCTTTGTCTCTATCATCAGGAAGCAATGTCGACTTGTCGAGGCGACTAAGTGATGCTACAACGGAACAATCCAGTAATGACGATTCATCTGTTGATGAGAGGCCAAAGCCTCGTAAGAAGATAGAATCTACCTCAGTAAAGGCAAAAAccagagctccaaaaattatacttCACGATCCTAAATGGACTGACGGCAGCATTCCATTGGATGCATTTCCTGATAAACTCTCAAAAATTGGAAAGGTAAGCAACTCTATTTTATTGGCTCAGTCTCCATTTAGTGTTCCTGACTTGACTTGAGTTTCTAATATAATTTCTACTGAATTTCAGGAAGCTTTTGAAAGGAGAGATTTAGCAGCAACTGCTGCAGCTAACGCCCTGCAAGAGGCATTGGTCTCTGAATCTGTAATCAGGAATATAAGGTATTTGGACACATATATTTTCCCTTTCTAAAAACAAAACCAGTGCATTTGTTTAGCAGAAAAGTGATGCCATAATATCTTGTTTATTTCTGCCTATTGTTCAGCAGAAAAGTGGTGTGATAATATCTTGTTTATTTCTGCCCACAGCAAGTTCTCTGAAATCTGCACTTCGTCAAAGGTCTCCAATCCATTTCCAACAGTCGATCTTTTCCTGGTTGTCTACGAGGATACTCTCAAATGGAAGACCATCTCTGAGTCTATGGTGACCAATGGGGCTGAAGAGGAATTCTTCGAGAAATCAACTAAGCATTGGGTTGGCGCTGCATTAGCCACTGATCTTGAGGTCCTCAAGCTGCTGAACGGTGCCACTGGATCCTTCTCTCGGACGAGGAGCACCAACACGCCAAATGCATCTTCAGTGGAACCACCAAGAACAAGCCTGTTGAAGAAGCCAACACATGGAGCTTCAGCAAAAGTGCAGTCTAAGGTTGCACCAAGCTCTCCACTGAGGTGCACATGGAGTAACACCGAGAGCATGAGTGAGACAGCTGAGCTTGCCAAGTCCTTGTGGCGTGAGATGCATACGTGGTTCCTGACTTTTGTGGACGAGGCACTGGATGTGGGCTTCCACCTGTTCGAAGATCAGAACGTCGCTAGCAAGGGAAAGCACAGCAGCCACATAACGGTGGTCCTCTCACAGTTCAAGAAGATCAGCGACTGGTTGGACCAAGTAGGGAAGATTGCAGAGGAGGAGAGGACCAAGCAGAAGATCGAGTGCTTGAAGCGCAAGATCTATGGGTTTGTCATTAGCCACATGGGGTCTGCATTCGAGAGCTCTGTCTCGGTTTCTTCCAGGAGTTGAGGGGATGCTTCATGCTCTGAAGCTTGCTGCTCACAGTTTCTGTTCACATTGGTTCTTCAAATTTTAAGATTTAAAGGTTACACAATCATGTAGCCTGTTGGTGCAGTTCTTTGTTTTCTTTTGGGGTGCCTAATTTATGACTTGTTTCGTCATGTGAATAAATTATCGTATTATCATTATGGATTGCCTTATGTGTGGTTTGTCAGGTATATGATTATGAAGAGAGCGAGGCTATCACCATTTCTTGGGTCAGTTTGCATTTTGTTGTGAGTTTGTGACCATTTGTCCATGTCAGCCGTCGTACTGAGAGCTGTGACTATGCGCAGATTGAGATGATTATGCCCTTTCAAAGCAAAAGGCATATGCAACGGTAAAGACAATCATGCTGCTGCCTATAACTTTTTCTCTTTATGCAACGGTAAAGCAAAAGTCATCTTGTCAAATGTGTCTGGAGTAGTATCTCCAGGTCATGTTTTTCAGTTTTCACTAGgctttcaccccaaactatcacatcgaatcttgcggcacatgcatggagtattaaatatagacgaaaaaaaactaaatgcacagtttggttgaaaatcacgagacgaatgttttaagactaattagtccatgattagccataagtggtaCAGTAACTAGCatgcgc
This sequence is a window from Miscanthus floridulus cultivar M001 chromosome 10, ASM1932011v1, whole genome shotgun sequence. Protein-coding genes within it:
- the LOC136487102 gene encoding uncharacterized protein, coding for MVPSAGLAHKAVSAARLLPAPRRGGGGAPSRATAGDNPRDGGGNVRRKSPGSNVDLSRRLSDATTEQSSNDDSSVDERPKPRKKIESTSVKAKTRAPKIILHDPKWTDGSIPLDAFPDKLSKIGKEAFERRDLAATAAANALQEALVSESVIRNISKFSEICTSSKVSNPFPTVDLFLVVYEDTLKWKTISESMVTNGAEEEFFEKSTKHWVGAALATDLEVLKLLNGATGSFSRTRSTNTPNASSVEPPRTSLLKKPTHGASAKVQSKVAPSSPLRCTWSNTESMSETAELAKSLWREMHTWFLTFVDEALDVGFHLFEDQNVASKGKHSSHITVVLSQFKKISDWLDQVGKIAEEERTKQKIECLKRKIYGFVISHMGSAFESSVSVSSRS